The Manihot esculenta cultivar AM560-2 chromosome 8, M.esculenta_v8, whole genome shotgun sequence genomic interval AATAAAAggttatttaaaaaaagtatttatttaaatttaatttattttaaattaaaaaataaataaataaattattttataaaaaaaaaaggataaaactTGCTTCAATTTCTCTAAATTCACGGCTAAAGAATTtcctatttttttcatttttcatcttATTCTCGGCCAATCCAAACAGGGCATTACTGTCGTTGCGTATATTATAATTTTCCGTATGCAAGCAGTGGCCATGTATGTGTACTGTCTTTGCTGGCTGCTCCTCGTCCCTTCCTTTCTAGTGTTCTTAGGCCTCGATTTTGTTTACCTTTTGTAACTTTCACAGGAACACGAAACCCACACACCACATCTCGCAGATCTATCGCCATTCCCCAAACCCAGAATTACCACCATGTCCCATCATCCTCCACTCAAAGCCGTCACTCTCACCCACGTCCGGTACCAAAGGGGCGATCGTTTAGGCCATTTCTTAGCTTGGGTCTCGCTCGTCCCGGTCTTCATAAGCCTAGGTGGATTCATTTGCCATTTCATCTTCCGTCGGGAACTTCAAGGCATGTTCTTCGCCCTCGGACTCCTCATTTCCCAATTCATTAGCGAGCTCATCAAGAAATCGGTCCAGCAAGCCCGCCCCGAGACCTGCATCTTCCTCGAGATGTGCGATTCGCATGGCTGGCCCTCCAGTCACTCCCAATATATGTTCTTCTTCGCCACCTATTTCACTCTCTTGACCTTTAAAGGAATTGGATTAACGGAGGTTAAGCACAAGTGGGCCAGATGCTTCCTCCCCTGGTTATTGGCGGTCTTGACCATGCAGTCCAGGGTGTATTTGGGCTACCATACGGTTGCGCAGGTGTTTGCTGGTGCTACTTTGGGGATTTTGCTTGGAGCTGCGTGGTTTTGGATGGTGAATTATAAGctattttatttctttcctGTGATTGAGGAGAGCAGGTTCGGGAGGATGTTTTATGTCAAGGATACTTCGCATATACAAAATGTTTTGGAATTTGAATATGAGAATGCAAGAAGAGCTAGAAAGGATATGGCTGCCAAGTGCAATTGATCGACTAATATTTCTCTTCTGGTAGGTTGAGAACTGATCTTCATTTGCACTTTTATTCTCCTAAGAATTGTTTTATCTGTATTAGTAACCTTGATTTGTGAACTTAAGCATGGAATTGAAGTGATCATTAAAGCGTTAGCTTTACGTTTCTTCATCCGATTTTCCCGGTCTTAGATAGTTGAATTTTGTTTGTCAGCCTCTCAATTTAAGAAGATCGTGTAAAATCATATGAAATATATCCATGATACATTTATGTGAAGATTTAAGGACTGGACATGTAAAAAAGGTTCTGTGATCTTATATCGTCAAAAATCAAACCCTagtatgaaagaaaattttagcAAAATCCACATAGGCTATGAGATAAGAGCTGTGACATTGGCATTGGGATGGAGATAGAATTATTTAATCAGTCTCAGATGCTTAAAAACATGATCGTTGAA includes:
- the LOC110620881 gene encoding lipid phosphate phosphatase gamma; protein product: MSHHPPLKAVTLTHVRYQRGDRLGHFLAWVSLVPVFISLGGFICHFIFRRELQGMFFALGLLISQFISELIKKSVQQARPETCIFLEMCDSHGWPSSHSQYMFFFATYFTLLTFKGIGLTEVKHKWARCFLPWLLAVLTMQSRVYLGYHTVAQVFAGATLGILLGAAWFWMVNYKLFYFFPVIEESRFGRMFYVKDTSHIQNVLEFEYENARRARKDMAAKCN